From one Dermacentor silvarum isolate Dsil-2018 chromosome 3, BIME_Dsil_1.4, whole genome shotgun sequence genomic stretch:
- the LOC119444273 gene encoding E3 SUMO-protein ligase ZBED1 gives MKFVASFYNVTVIINGVGRISWIRIYCYSLTPTLDVSDIEDVSAADPPDGNEAISPATEPGRSAAPKPRKRRKRCTQRQEEIDQALAKMIAINQMPLAFTTSTGFRHFMGVVEPSYKPPSVGKLKNRIKLLHNQLREKIGSQIDSATTVALTSDCWTSRAQDSYITVTAHTLDSEWKSQAFTLATEEMPERHTGENITQRMQDVISGWKLDGKVTAVVTDNAPNGINAVNALEGILETNDVTCSAHSLHLSIKKALSKKEIKELCQKSGRLVAHFRHSTIASDELSRRQELLGLPTERLTQSCPTRWSSTYEKLTKLIKHRSAIQSVLADRTIVTAKTAQNLEISQQEWNVVSELCEVLEPLHLATTILCSDTMSLVSMVRPVMKAVMKKLEHHSTDDFQVDDFKEVVRMEISRRFSLDWDAQQSSVSARQRASFLDPRYKWLQYEEPDARETIRTNVTEMLNDFTSSVDESGMGTTQTEATALDILLNEQPRVSDLSAQFDAYLSEPQLGHNLDALKWWKDNESKFPLVAELAKKYMCIPASSASSERVFLTAGNIITAKRSCLLPENVSCLVFLYQNRAYMDV, from the coding sequence ATGAAATTTGTGGCTTCTTTTTATAATGTTACTGTCATAATTAATGGTGTTGGGAGGATTTCATGGATTCGTATTTATTGTTACAGTCTCACACCAACCTTGGATGTCAGCGATATCGAAGATGTTTCTGCTGCTGACCCGCCTGACGGCAACGAAGCTATCAGTCCCGCAACTGAACCTGGGAGGTCAGCGGCGCCTAAGCCTCGCAAACGACGGAAGAGGTGCACTCAAAGACAGGAGGAGATTGACCAGGCGCTCGCAAAAATGATCGCTATTAACCAAATGCCTTTGGCATTCACAACCAGTACCGGATTTAGGCATTTTATGGGCGTCGTGGAGCCAAGTTATAAACCACCTTCAGTTGGTAAGCTGAAAAATCGAATTAAGCTTCTGCATAATCAGTTGAGAGAGAAAATAGGGTCTCAAATCGACTCAGCCACAACTGTTGCGCTCACCTCAGACTGTTGGACGTCGAGGGCGCAGGATTCATATATTACAGTGACTGCGCACACTCTGGACAGTGAGTGGAAGTCTCAAGCATTCACTTTAGCAACGGAGGAGATGCCTGAGCGCCACACAGGAGAAAACATCACGCAGCGAATGCAGGACGTAATCTCGGGATGGAAGTTGGACGGCAAGGTCACGGCTGTAGTCACTGATAATGCACCTAATGGCATTAACGCTGTGAATGCGCTGGAAGGTATTTTAGAGACAAATGATGTCACCTGTTCTGCGCACAGTCTCCATCTGAGCATCAAAAAAGCCCTGTCTAAAAAAGAGATCAAGGAACTCTGCCAGAAGAGCGGAAGATTGGTTGCACATTTCCGGCATTCGACCATCGCCAGTGACGAGTTGAGTAGGCGACAGGAGCTACTCGGCTTACCAACAGAGCGCCTCACGCAAAGCTGCCCGACAAGATGGAGCTCGACTTACGAGAAGCTCACAAAGCTCATCAAGCATCGGTCTGCCATACAAAGTGTTCTTGCTGACCGAACAATTGTCACAGCAAAAACTGCGCAGAACCTCGAGATCAGTCAGCAAGAATGGAACGTAGTCAGTGAACTTTGCGAAGTCCTTGAGCCTCTTCATCTTGCAACTACCATTCTCTGCAGCGACACGATGTCCCTTGTCTCCATGGTTCGGCCAGTAATGAAAGCAGTAATGAAGAAACTAGAGCATCACAGCACGGATGACTTTCAAGTCGATGATTTCAAAGAAGTGGTTCGGATGGAGATATCTCGGCGATTCTCCTTGGACTGGGACGCCCAGCAGAGCTCGGTGTCTGCACGCCAGAGGGCATCTTTCCTCGATCCGAGGTACAAATGGCTCCAGTATGAGGAACCGGATGCCAGGGAGACAATCCGTACCAATGTTACAGAAATGTTGAACGACTTCACATCTTCAGTTGATGAAAGTGGGATGGGCACTACCCAAACCGAAGCAACTGCACTAGACATACTGTTAAATGAACAGCCGCGCGTCAGTGACCTGTCAGCTCAATTTGACGCATACCTCTCCGAGCCCCAGCTGGGACACAACTTGGATGCACTTAAATGGTGGAAGGACAATGAGTCCAAATTTCCCCTTGTGGCGGAACTTGCAAAAAAATACATGTGCATCCCAGCCTCATCCGCAAGTTCGGAGCGGGTATTTTTAACTGCCGGAAATATAATCACTGCCAAAAGAAGCTGCCTTCTACCAGAAAATGTGAGCTGCCTCGTGTTCTTGTATCAAAATAGGGCGTACATGGATGTCTAA